The region tgtagttcatcacaactATGGTCATGCTCAGCTAACATTTGACGACCAGAGAGTGTCCACAAATAAATGTTATcttcattttgatatattgtgctatatttctttcaaACAAAATACCACTTGGTTTACCTTCATACATTAGccgctttcacacatacagccttttccagtaaatgtactgcatttttcagtttgaggtcatgtgtgaacacaacctTTATGAAAATattggtaaattttgctctggcagtTTCacttaatgagaagttgtatcattacccatacatttccatactgatggtatgtgtgaacagcacatgtagtacatttaccagtaaaggcaacccaatgaTTTCCCTGTAATTTACCAGGTTGGATGTGTGAATGGGGCTAATAGTGTgtcttaaggaatattccgggttcaatacaaattaagctcaatccacagcatttgtggcataatgttgattaccacaaaaatgacttCCGACTCgtcctttcttttctttcaaaaacagctaaaatcaagcttgcagtgaggcacttacaatggaagtgaatggggccaatgtttggagggtttaaaaggcagaaatgtgaagattataaatttataaaagcacttacattaattcttctgttaaaacttgtgtattatttgaactgtaaagttgtttaaatcattgctttcacagtcattttagggtttacgcctACAATTTACAATCTAAGTTGTAAAttgtaaaactttacacagaaaaggttagtaaacaattttatcacaccaaaatcatgttaacacacatactgtttatacCTTGTggtaatacttttgaaacagtatttaaacatttgagtattggccccattcacttccactgtaagcgcGTCACTAtaaccctctttttttttttaagaaaaagaaagattagtccaaatacatttttgtggtaatcaacattatgccacaaatgctgttgattgagctcaacttgtattgaacccggaatattccttaacttgtattgaaccctgaatattccctAAGTGTCTAACTACTTATTGGGGACACTGAATGACAAAAATGTAGGTAGCACTCTAGGTTTTCAGACACAACCTATCAGAATGGTCTAGCACACAAAAAAATTTGTCCAAAACATTACTTAGTGGTAGAATTCCTCTTTAATATACTTTACAAATGGATATACACCtctaagaagaaaaaaacaaacaaattaaataaagtaaatcCTCACTAATTTAACAAGCTTTTATAGCTGAGCGTTTCAGTAGCCCAGTGCATGCTACCAAAATCAGACATGTATTCATttcccagtctctctctcactcacacacacacacacacacacacacacacacacacggtcgcTCGCtcgctcacacacaaacacaatactaGCATACAAGTATTCTCACATGTGTACATGCACACACCGGTAAAGACGAATGTGTATATACTGACAAAAATGCATACGAGAgcaagggtgaatctcacaaaaccagtCAAGAGCATGTCCAGgtcttatttcattccaaatTCAAAAGAAATACCTTATACTTTGCTTAAGaaaaatgaaacctattttttggacctttaagatttttttgcatcgagacattattttcatgacaattaagcacatttctcccTCTTCATaattctaattactgtaatgcaaaaaaataatgatatattatttaaattgtatgcatcatggtagtattttgtGTACTCGCTTAGATATtgtattttttcttcttcctgtaactaagtaaaaaaaaatactgtatttatggTAACGAGAATATAATGAGAAGCAGCATTAAgaaaaatgaaattgcaaaactaAGTAAAAAGTCTGGATGGATTACAGTAATGAACATTTGGAAAAATAATGGCAAAAATCTCAATTATCCTTTTTTCTTTTGGTTTGAAAAATGGCCTGGCCatattttcatgagattcacccgtAACTGACTCTTAATTGAAACCATTTCAAAACTCAATCATAGGCACCCATAGGTACTCTAATATTTGCGTGCGTACACATGTAATGCCGAGTAGTCTGATAACTGCAGTGATTTTACATAAGGGTAGGTGCTGAGTTACGAGAAATGGCTTTCCAAAATTTGCTCAGAAATCCACTGATGAAGAACTTAAGCCATCATATTCTGCGTGACATCAGTGCTATGCGTAGTTTGAGATTCTTCTGATTGGTGGAACGACTGGTGTTGGGCTCTTCCCCCAGCGTGAGCAAGCTAATGAACTTTGGGGTCTCTGTGACATCACTTAGGAAAGAATGAATCTCCATAGGTTAAGTTTAAAAAAGAAGTGGACTGCAGCAGTTGGCTTAGAACATGTCCAGTTATATGTGGCAAAGACACAGAGGCACTAGCATTGGATGTGATATCAGAGAGGTTATACATCCTCATTGTCATAATCACcctctttgttctttttttttcttcatatctttctttcttttttgtgggGGAGGGGGTAAAAGCAAACTTGATTGAGAAGAACCTGCAAGAACTACAGCTGTGGAAAAGCCCACAATCCCCTCTCAAATCTTGATCAGGGACTTGCTGCAATATTCATTACGCATACGTTTCCTCGCTCCCCAAGTATGTTTCAAAAGTTTGAGAATTTGTCTCTGTTGCAGTCAGGATGCACAGGGTCGGTGTGCATCTGCAAAGTCACATGCATGTGAGAGTTGCTTGCAAGGCAAACAGATACATCATCTTGCATAGTTTTTGATGAAGTCCTGAACTTTGCTCCTGAAGTCTTCCTAAAACAGCAAACATTGAGGGATTGGATGGGTTTGAATAAACATGCTACCTGCAAATGCATTACATATATGGCTGGCTGATATTTCAAGCATTTACAATATTATATTCTATATAATTCTGTTGTAGATGTAATTGAACACATATCATGCTTTGATCCTTAGTATGAGAGTGCTTAAAAAGACACATTATAGCATttgatttaaatttcagtaacAAAAATAGAGATGTGATGTCATTCATTTTTGTTAGAGATGCACCAATGTCTCAGTCAAATATGGGTATTGGCCATAAAAAACAATTTTCTGCTCTACTGGACATAAgccgattgtttaaaaacagccgaTGATCAGGGccaattatttcctgtcaaaacaGTGCAGAAAAACGCATCAGAAAATTAGCCTACAACTCATGCCGTGTGAAGGAAAATGTCTTTTGTTTGAAATTAgactgattaatcggccgatctTTGGCAATTTTGCGATCATCGACATCAGGCGATAACCGTGTTTGCTTGGCTGATTAACAtaagtgttaactttcccttgtataagttccaaaatctaccaatagatttgccatcctgctctctagatactgGGATTGGCATCGGCCACTGAAAAACCcgtatcggtcgaccactagtgatAATGACAGCAGAGAGgcaataggcctttatcacagtccCCGTGTTGTCATATTCGGCTCTGAATAGAAGCGCAATCAAACTTCTGCCCATAGATCTGTCTATGGACGATTGGATTGgcagtttttaataaaataaatgaaactaaCTTAGACgcacttggcagtaaacatcaaCTGTTTAAATTGTTTCTTTGACTTAATAGTATCTGAGGGAGCGATTATCAGGGTAAAGTTTTCCCGGTGCATGAGGCGCGCTGTTCAGGTTACTGACAGAGGATTAATGTGCTCCAAAGAGACTGTGTTTAAGTcttttaatgtcattgttttcactaCTGCTGCATGTTAATCtcccatttgttttttaaatataatacagttgtagacacagtgacatttttatctctattttttatttatttacattgcattcagAGTGAACGCTTCCCCAATAATCACGCTCAAACCGTGAGGATATAACTTCACATTTACGTCGATTAAACCAGTTATTTTCTGTAATAGGACTACTCGCATACATGCTTTcctttaaaatcataaaatgcataaaaatgcataaaataacatgacactgtttttctttgtttcgtCATCCTTGAGTAATGACTGGAAGGTGAGGTTAGGGTTGGGcgatttgtaaatattttgttgtCGATAATTGCCTAAAACATTTTTGCGATATACGATTATAGCGTCAaccccccctgccgagggtccgtgaatatttttgcattattgattttgctttaaaaattaaattaatttaatgaaacacgaaaaacataagacatttctaaattcaaattgcactgtaaattaaaagaaaaaaaaaagcaattaaaataacaaagtgatcaaaaaatcttatttaaccacctccccaaattcaaacatttactgtatccaatggccccatttgccatcacgcaagcgacaacaggtggaaaattactaatagccaataaattatgaactaaagacaattataaatgtaaagataataataatcataataataaagcctaacAAATTCCCttatgttcccaaaataatgctgccaaatgtgtgttcttatcgaatttgtgtttgtattgcgtcttggtaatacagttaatgctgcctaaagaaaggaaaatagaactcaattttaggttcaaagtgaacgtgtcttgtattattttatgatttactcaatttcatatttgtttctttaatataaagtatattactgaacctgtggagctgcattcacaatgcatgtgaacctCAAACAggtccatggaaataaagcaaactaaattcacagcacctcctgagatgatcgaagataatttgcagcattctcatagatgacattacgccgggttcacacatccacCGTGAGCATGGCATGAGCGAGGCACGAGCAGCGCATGAGAGGGGCGGTCGCgttggacgttcacattggccGCGTCTCTTCCGCGAGGAACAGCCGCGCCTCTGCTCGGAAAATAAAAGTTATATATGGGGTTCTACGCCAatgtttttctttaataaggtcatatgctgaggttattgctgcttcaaggacaatagcgggcagtcacgtgcacttcatctttatcagcacacttggttgtgattggttactgTTGTGTCTAAACTgttcacacatatatatacatatatatacacacacacagaacggcAAAAGGTCCgtcagtttattaattctttccttgaTTAAGTCACTGTATTGAGTTTACTtacatgcagacatataaattgtagtgtactataggtttggtttgaataattttgatttgcttgtGTGTTTTCTATCATTAAAAAATTGGCTCAACGGCAAAACTATCCACTCACTGCCGCATCTGGGACGCATCACCTCacgactcacgcttgcagtgtaaatggTGTCATCTGTTAATGTGGGCGCCGAAACGAAAATGCGGCTCTCACGCCTTGCTCAGGAAGGATGTGTGAACCAggcattattcttgcaaacaatttttagacgaatgaaacagagaaaaaaaaagtgataactCTTTTCATATGCTTGTTCCACGAGCCAACATGCatgtgttccacatgacaggctcgtgctgcacacctctgaacaaacagcaaatcagacaaaAGCATttacggcttttcttttgtcagttcttaaaaatctaataaattgtgtttcttcaagcttgtgtctttgtgactaacagcatttcatCGATAACATCATCCTTTCACCCAGCCCTAGgtgaggtaggtctgtttagGTGTAGTATTTGACatgaattgtacataaaatagacCATAATAACTTGTTCTATGGGCACTGCCATTGAAACAGACTGCAGTGGAAGTTGTTTTACGCTACAAAGTCGAAGCTTCCGCTGTGCGAACACGGAAGTGTGATAAAGGTCTatttgtaagctttgcactgGTAGAATTTCactgagaccagttactctgaaacatggaagCCATGAAGAGACATGGAGAGGAAAGTTATCATTTAAAGTTCTTTCAATTgtgtaattaccaatgattttaaACAAGGTAGCctaaaaaagcagaaccaccaaacaATCGGTATCTGCAGATGCTGTAGATCAGTTGGCACACAAATTTAGCTTCGGAGCAGCCACAATTTTTCGTGAAACAGTTCTTTCAACTTGTCCATTTCAGTATACCAGTTTAAAACActaatttataaaatgttttgtatCAGCTCTCAGAATGTTCATGGAAGTGTCCATGTGGcatttttaatgctttaaaatgtttctccatttatttatacatttatatgtatTGAGGTATTAATAtttgttagaaaaaaatattaaatatcttCTACTTTGTGTTCATTAAGTGAAAAACCATGTggaaacatgccttgattatcaCTGGATTTGTACGGAGTTTTAGTTCTAACACTAAACAAATTGAATTTACTTGGTAACAATGTTATTTTAGGCAAAATTATGGTTCCTCTATttgaaagaaggaaaaaaaaaacttaacacaTCTTAAAAACACAAAGTCAGTTTATCAAGTTATACAATGAATATCaccaaaaggctgaaaaatatcaagatgtGGCCGTTCTTTACCTTGTCCCGCAAATGATGCTCTGCTGCATCTATATTTAGCGGGTCATCGAAGTTCAGAAGATCCTGTGAGACAAACAAACTTGCGTCAAACGGCTTTCACATTCAGAGATGCCAATTTAAAGATTGAacctttataaaaacaaataaatattggtTGTCTAAGATCTTTATGAAGACTGCTTTAGCACTTACAGTGAAGAGTGAATTCAATCCCCAAACTACATCctaaagacataaaaaaatggTTACAAATACAGATTTTCCACCAGAAATAAAGACAAAGAGaaaagcctgatctcatgaacttTACATGACCATGTCAAGATTTTTGAAAAACAAGCTTCATTACAAATTCCTCTGAAGTTTCTAGTGATATGTCCAGTGGACACACAAAAgccagtgaaatggtgtcataatcagacgaggttaaggtgaatattagatggaggtttgagTAAAACGtatctccctaacctaaaactttaaccttaacctaaccaatagtgttgtaaaagcaaatgaggtaaacaaaacagacatccttacccttaaccaacccaatagtgtccaaaaacaaaatgcgaaatgaaaagcacattttctgaagcagccacgtcatttcgtgtcgcttctgacactttcgtctcacgtgtcagcttgcgtgtttgGCTGAGCTCGAACTGTAGACTTCCGAGTTCAAAGTCCTatactctatcaggtgagctaaaGCAGAAGCTAAtcaagtgtgtaaatgtaagtgggtctgtaaaaaagcattaaaacatattgtttttcAACTATGCTTtcaagtaaaagtgtttcgatataatATCAtaacagtgtgtgagtaacagtgcgtgatttgtgtaaaactgaataaaacgcacagttgttgtagcacctctagagttaatttcaccaggaaactgctgtgaaatGTAGAACGTGGCATGTAAAactcatttagcaaaaattttgttatagtaacgttcattctttgAGATCAGgttggaaaaaacaaacaaataatattaaacaataatattATGCTGTATACTTCTGAAATGTTTTAGTAGTAATAACtaacaaataaattgttaatataatTGCATTTCCTGTATTACTTTCaaggcagaaaaaaaattatgttaaactGGCAACAATGATAAATGATAGGTGgttgtgaaagaaagaaagaaagatgtcaTGCAAGCACCGTCATGATTATCCCAAAGTGTGTTTTAACATAAGGAATTACCTTTAGTGTGCGTGTTGGTGCCCAGCCAGTCCCATCAATTGAATGCTCTCGCAATAAACTATGGAGAGAGCGAGagatttgtgattttattttttttgccataataACAGATATctgcataaatctaacaaaataaaGCTATCaagaataaataacaaatatgcaATACCAACCTCAGACAGATCTCGCCAGTTTCTGCTATGTTTGGGTGCCATATTCTAGTCAAGCACTTGACTTTGGGAGGCTGTAGGAACCAGTATATGGATTGTTATCCAAAAACAATATTTGAGTTGCAAGCCTAAGCTCATTTACGGTCTTGATTTGTGTCTTAGGCAAGGACAATCCAAATAATCTTCAGAATTTACAATAAGGACTCTGCTTCTAGTCATTACAATGCAGCTAGGCTTGTATATGACCACTGGGGATAACTGCCTTCTGCCTTTTGTCTTAGTAATAATTTATGGTTTTGGTAGAGTTGGATGCCAGGGCCAGGCCTCTGTCAGGAACTCTACACAGGCTTGAAGGAACTATTGTAGATCCTCTAATGTCAGAATTTAGTCTGGTTGTGCATGTTTATTTGAGTGAAAACTCTCAGGCAGCTATTTCATTAAAATCAGACAGCAGAGCATCAGTAATGCCCATAAACATCCATTTAACATCCTTGCTCACAAATGGACTAATAAAATCATTGTTGTAGTGCGAGTGAGTCAGTGTGGCATTGCCTCATTACTTCCTGATGTGTCGCGGGTACTTACCACCATATTATAAGCTTCAGGAACTTCTATTTCAAACTGGAACTTTCCACTCAGGTAATAACCTTCATCTGAAAAGATTTTTGtagaaataaaatgttacattagACTTACAAAATAATGATCTTTATGAAAGAGTGGTAAGAAAGACGGATAAAGGCTTATTCACACCAAAAGCGTGGcaacaaaacaatgcaaaatactAACGAAAATATCTGTGCTCTTCGTGACGATGAATCAAGTTATATGtaaatttgtattttgttcaGCACAATTTACATGCAAGTGTCAATGTTTTATAATTTCAACTTTTTAACAGATGTTGGAATTACCTGGAGAAATAGACAACTGGAAGTGATAGAGTTTGTTTTCATCAGCAAACGTAACTTTACAAGTATCTGCAGAAAGAATAGTTTTTTAGGATAGTAGTTTAAAATCACTACAAGGTTTGGCAAACTGGCATTTAGAAAACAAGATTGTTTTCAAGATTTACAAAAAGGAAAGTACAGAggcatgtttttttatatatatataatttgacaaaattttatggtaaaatatgtATGACAGATAGAACAAAGTCAATCCTGAGTGTTTAAAGCGATCgttgacccaaaaattaaaattctgtcatcatttactcaccttcatgttattccaaatccatgactttctttttccatgagacacaaaaggagatgtaaggcagaatgtcagtcaccattcacttttattgcatcttttttccatacactgaaagtgaatggtgaccaaggcaaacattcagcctaacatctccttttgtgttcgacgGAAgtcataagggtgaataaatgatgacagaatttcatttttggggtgaactaacctaTGTAAAAATAAAGAGATACTCACTTGGAAGACTGACCTCAAGTTCTGCAACCTCTGCAACCACAAATCAAAACATGACTACTCAGCACTGATGGGTTAGTGTGTATACTATATTTATGGTAtatttatgtacagttgaagacagaagtttacatacaccttagccaaatacatttaaactcagtttttcacaattaatgACATTTAGTCGtcgaaaacatttcctgtcttaggtcagttaggatcactactt is a window of Myxocyprinus asiaticus isolate MX2 ecotype Aquarium Trade chromosome 8, UBuf_Myxa_2, whole genome shotgun sequence DNA encoding:
- the LOC127445123 gene encoding NEDD8-conjugating enzyme UBE2F-like, which encodes MLTLARKLKREEGVRAGRAPAGSNDASHRVSVRDRLLIKEVAELEVSLPNTCKVTFADENKLYHFQLSISPDEGYYLSGKFQFEIEVPEAYNMVPPKVKCLTRIWHPNIAETGEICLSLLREHSIDGTGWAPTRTLKDVVWGLNSLFTDLLNFDDPLNIDAAEHHLRDKEDFRSKVQDFIKNYAR